TATTTGTGATATCCAAGCTGGGATGGATCAAGAAACAGCAAACAAAGTTACGGACACAGGAACGCGAAGCGCCGCGGGAATATATCGACCGTGAATCCCATTATGTCTGGGGAAAGCGCTATCTGCTCAATGTCGATGAAAAAGACGCGCCACCGTCCGTTGCATTGAAACACAGCAGAATGATTCTGTCGGTACGCCCTGGCACAAGCCGGGAGAAAAAACAGGCTATTCTTGAAGCCTGGTATCGGGAGAATCTTAAGCAAACTGTTCCGGCATTGATTGAGAAGTGGCAATCGCACATGGGTGTATCGGTGCAAAGGTTTTACGTGCAGCAGATGAAAACCAAATGGGGCAGTTGCAACGTTCATTCCGGCAACATCCGG
This is a stretch of genomic DNA from Nitrosomonas sp. sh817. It encodes these proteins:
- a CDS encoding M48 family metallopeptidase encodes the protein MTTDIAIIKLNDLDVEVIHKNIKNVHLSVYPPDGKVKVSAPVSMTPDTVRVFVISKLGWIKKQQTKLRTQEREAPREYIDRESHYVWGKRYLLNVDEKDAPPSVALKHSRMILSVRPGTSREKKQAILEAWYRENLKQTVPALIEKWQSHMGVSVQRFYVQQMKTKWGSCNVHSGNIRLNTELGKKPLACLEYIVVHEMAHLLEPTHNSRFIELMDQFMPKWRFYREELNRLPVRHEDWGY